CATTTAACTTCCCTGCCATGATCCCGATGTGGATGTTCGCCCCTGCAATCGCCTGCGGCAACGCCTTCATTCTTAAACCATCCGAGCGTGATCCATCCGTTCCCTTGATGCTTGCCGAACTTCTTGAAGAAGCGGGCCTTCCTGCGGGCATCATTCAGGTCGTGAACGGCGATAAGGAAAGCGTCGACGCGATCCTTGATAACGAAGTGATCCAATCTGTCGGTTTTGTCGGCTCGACCCCGATTGCGGAATACATTTACGGTCGTGGTTGTTCCAACGGCAAGCGCGTGCAGTGCTTCGGTGGCGCAAAGAACCACATGATTATCATGCCCGACGCTGATATGGCCTTGGCCGCTGATGCACTTGTTGGTGCTGGTTACGGCGCTGCGGGCGAACGCTGCATGGCGATTTCCGTTGCCGTTCCAGTGGGTGATGAAACGGCTGATCGCCTGATCGAAGAACTAATTCCACGCATCGATAAGCTGCGCGTTGGCCCCTACACAGCCGACGCTGATGTTGATTACGGTCCTGTCGTCACTGCTGCTGCAAAAGCCAACATTCTCAGAATGGTAGAAGGCGGTGTAGAAGCTGGTGCCGAACTAGTGGTTGATGGTCGTAACTTCAATTTACAGGGCTACGAGGACGGCTTCTTCGTTGGCCCACACCTGTTTGACCGCGTCACACCCGACATGGAAATCTACCAAAAAGAGATCTTCGGACCTGTCCTGTCCTGCGTACGTGCCGGTTCCTACGAAGAGGCCCTTGGTCTCGCGATGGATCATGAAATGGGCAATGGCACCGCGATCTTTACACGTGACGGCGACGCAGCACGCAATTTTGCCAGCCGCGTAAATGTCGGCATGGTTGGTGTTAACGTGCCAATTCCTGTGCCCCTCGCCTACCACACGTTTGGCGGCTGGAAAAAATCCGCCTTTGGCGATTTAAACCAGCACGGCCCTGATGCGTTTAAGTTCTACACACGCACGAAGACGGTCACATCCCGTTGGCCATCAGGCATTAAAGAAGGCGGCGAGTTTAACTTTAAGGCCATGGACTAACCCCAACGTCTTGACCTTTTGATCAAATATGTGCCCCATCTAGGAGTTATCTTGGTTGGGGCACGTAATTATGCCAGTAGAATTCGAAATCTTCACGGACCCGACACTGGTTTACATCCGGTACCATGGGCATGTGAAAACAGCCGAAATTATGGAGGCTCTGACCCAGTTTGCACCCCGCGGTGCGGCACTTGCCGGGCAAACCCATTTCTTTGATTTCAGTAAGATCACAAGCTACGAAGTTGATTATCCACTGTTTTTCAAATTCATGGCGAAACTTTTGGACATTTACCCACCCGAGGTCGGCCAGCAGCTAAACGTGTTTTACGCCCCGCCTGGTCCGCCCGAAGAAATGGCCGAAATGGCCCGAAACCCGTGGGAAGGATCCAGCAAGATCCTGATACGTACAGCCCAGACTCAAGAACAGGCATTCGACATTCTAGGTTGGCCACGTCCTGATGTTGTCGCCCATATGGCGGCACTTTCTTAGCCGACCACAAACATCATGAAAAAACTT
This Octadecabacter temperatus DNA region includes the following protein-coding sequences:
- a CDS encoding CoA-acylating methylmalonate-semialdehyde dehydrogenase; translation: MTTELTHYIGGAHVKGTSGRFADVFNPATGEVQAKVPLASVSELDQAVEIAAKAQPAWAATNPQRRARVMMAFVGLLNRDMDKLAEALSREHGKTLPDAKGDVQRGLEVVEYCIGAPELLKGEYTDGAGPGIDIYSMRQALGVTAGITPFNFPAMIPMWMFAPAIACGNAFILKPSERDPSVPLMLAELLEEAGLPAGIIQVVNGDKESVDAILDNEVIQSVGFVGSTPIAEYIYGRGCSNGKRVQCFGGAKNHMIIMPDADMALAADALVGAGYGAAGERCMAISVAVPVGDETADRLIEELIPRIDKLRVGPYTADADVDYGPVVTAAAKANILRMVEGGVEAGAELVVDGRNFNLQGYEDGFFVGPHLFDRVTPDMEIYQKEIFGPVLSCVRAGSYEEALGLAMDHEMGNGTAIFTRDGDAARNFASRVNVGMVGVNVPIPVPLAYHTFGGWKKSAFGDLNQHGPDAFKFYTRTKTVTSRWPSGIKEGGEFNFKAMD